In Turicibacter sanguinis, a genomic segment contains:
- a CDS encoding beta-L-arabinofuranosidase domain-containing protein — translation MSSEFVRLEKDSLFEISQAVGKQYLLDLDVERLLAPIYEGASQIPPKPSYGGWESLEIKGHSIGHYLSALTCMYEATKDLELKERMDYIIETFSLLQRADGYLGGFLSTPFEQVFTGEFHVDHFSLSHYWVPWYSIHKIYAGLMDAYQIGKNVEALNILKKLADWAYEGSRLMSDEQFQRMLICEYGGMNEVMAELYEITQDERYLYLAKRFTQHLIMDPLAAGVDDLQGRHANTQIPKVLGAAKLYEVTGDDYYYRVAKFFFETVVLHRSYVIGGNSSGEHFGPSDTEALSREAAETCNTYNMIKLAKYLFKWTKDSKYIDFIERATYNHILASQDPHTGCKIYFTSNYPGHFKVYGTKEDSFWCCTGTGMENPGRYTHHIFFKEDEDFYVNLFMASSFVKEDEQLKVVLQTDFPISNVVKLVFEEANQLFLNVKIRVPYWLNAPIEVRFKGQSYEANGQGYLMISDTFHADDEIEIVLPMGLHEYVSMDDPHKVSFMYGPVVLAAVLGCEHFPACDIVPDHLSLMTQQTIRVPKIVTDYQDLNQWIELVNQKTLTFKTAPNAKPGDVSFTLKPFYAIHHERYTIYFSKYRSEEFLNLGDETLSRDELLFDQTVDLVKTGEQQSEIEHQFKSVESYAGYLADVNMWWRDARGIDGSFSYEMEVIPNEKMALLVSYFGLNGENLEPVKRVFDLLVNDELIQTERLMATKNVEVVDVVYPISSDLLANVKPNEDGKYKVTVSFRNRFEDSIVGGILEVRTILQA, via the coding sequence ATGAGTTCGGAATTTGTAAGGTTAGAAAAGGATTCTTTATTTGAAATCTCGCAAGCAGTGGGAAAGCAGTACTTACTGGATTTAGATGTTGAGCGTTTGTTAGCACCGATTTATGAGGGAGCATCTCAAATCCCACCTAAACCAAGCTATGGAGGATGGGAAAGTTTAGAGATTAAAGGTCATTCCATTGGCCATTATTTATCGGCACTTACTTGTATGTATGAGGCGACCAAAGATTTAGAGCTTAAAGAGCGTATGGACTATATTATTGAAACATTTTCTCTATTGCAACGAGCAGACGGGTACTTAGGTGGATTTTTAAGTACACCATTTGAACAAGTTTTTACAGGGGAGTTTCATGTTGATCATTTTAGTTTGAGTCATTACTGGGTACCTTGGTATTCGATTCACAAGATATATGCAGGGTTAATGGATGCTTATCAGATTGGAAAAAATGTAGAAGCGTTGAATATTTTAAAAAAGTTAGCAGATTGGGCTTATGAGGGCAGTCGGCTGATGAGTGATGAACAATTTCAACGGATGTTGATTTGTGAGTACGGTGGTATGAATGAGGTGATGGCCGAATTATATGAAATCACCCAGGATGAGCGATACCTTTATTTAGCGAAGCGATTTACGCAACATCTAATTATGGATCCATTAGCTGCAGGGGTTGATGATTTACAAGGTCGTCATGCCAATACACAGATTCCAAAGGTGTTAGGTGCTGCTAAGTTATATGAAGTAACAGGTGATGACTATTATTATCGTGTGGCAAAGTTTTTCTTTGAGACGGTGGTTTTGCATCGCTCTTATGTAATCGGTGGAAATTCAAGTGGTGAACATTTTGGACCAAGTGATACAGAAGCATTATCGCGTGAAGCAGCTGAAACGTGTAATACGTATAATATGATTAAGTTGGCGAAGTATTTATTTAAATGGACGAAAGATTCTAAATATATAGATTTTATTGAACGTGCTACGTATAACCATATTTTAGCATCACAAGATCCGCATACAGGATGTAAAATTTATTTTACCTCAAATTATCCAGGACATTTTAAAGTTTATGGAACAAAGGAAGATTCGTTTTGGTGTTGTACGGGAACTGGAATGGAGAATCCAGGTCGTTATACGCACCATATTTTCTTTAAAGAAGATGAAGATTTTTATGTGAATTTATTTATGGCTTCAAGTTTTGTAAAAGAGGATGAGCAGTTAAAAGTAGTGCTTCAAACAGATTTTCCTATTTCAAATGTAGTAAAACTTGTTTTTGAGGAAGCAAATCAGCTGTTTTTAAATGTTAAAATTCGTGTGCCTTATTGGTTAAATGCACCGATAGAAGTAAGGTTCAAAGGTCAAAGTTATGAAGCGAATGGGCAAGGCTATTTAATGATTTCTGATACATTTCATGCAGATGATGAGATTGAGATTGTCCTACCAATGGGGCTTCATGAGTATGTGTCGATGGATGATCCGCATAAGGTTTCGTTTATGTATGGGCCCGTTGTTTTAGCAGCGGTACTTGGTTGTGAGCATTTCCCTGCTTGTGATATTGTACCTGACCACTTATCGTTAATGACGCAACAAACGATTAGGGTCCCTAAAATTGTGACGGATTATCAAGATTTGAATCAATGGATTGAACTTGTTAATCAAAAGACATTAACATTTAAGACTGCACCAAATGCAAAGCCAGGAGATGTTAGTTTTACACTTAAGCCTTTTTATGCCATTCATCATGAGCGATATACGATTTATTTTTCGAAGTATAGGTCAGAGGAATTTTTGAATTTGGGCGATGAAACGTTAAGTCGCGATGAGTTGTTATTTGATCAGACGGTTGATCTTGTTAAAACGGGAGAACAGCAGTCTGAGATTGAGCATCAGTTTAAATCAGTTGAATCTTACGCGGGTTATTTAGCAGATGTAAATATGTGGTGGCGAGATGCACGTGGAATAGATGGAAGTTTTAGTTATGAAATGGAAGTCATACCAAACGAGAAGATGGCTTTACTTGTTTCTTACTTTGGATTAAATGGTGAGAATTTGGAGCCTGTCAAACGTGTTTTTGATCTTTTGGTGAATGATGAATTGATTCAAACCGAGAGATTAATGGCCACGAAAAACGTAGAGGTAGTAGATGTGGTTTATCCGATTTCATCTGATTTATTAGCAAATGTTAAACCGAATGAGGATGGAAAATATAAAGTGACGGTTAGTTTTAGAAATCGATTTGAAGACAGTATTGTGGGAGGAATTTTAGAAGTTCGCACGATTTTACAAGCATAA
- a CDS encoding poly(ethylene terephthalate) hydrolase family protein produces MKIKWIFGIAISGIVFVAMVFGSLFYFNQEDTSLVDTVESISPVGVQNNSNFNTQMDASILSFDLGEMTLKDESNLIQIPLKGSLVVPEVEGEYPIVFIFSDLNAKEGVSRAYDEILAAIGSTNCLAIHLDLSELSSIEGYDEEMLKSVFDEYRQRLSQSLLGENDEFGVELTNKGSLAKVVMIGHGKSTTNVYKIALDQEYKQQLSLAGLLLIDPVDTNYKELSYPDVPTAIMLSEYNEDEHLVGKALYEDYRQEKARKSMTSLVYVKAGKFDDFNVADSELESVLNFENNVEFVSQYIVDFLQSVFDSSPIGSGFTVLEMMPKTLYGAEVRTSLTVPNTMMLINAQIESNPTVNTLGGKIIANDINIERTTDGTTSFLMKWDDTNASLSIEIPKGSRDLSHYDAISLYLSNQLSNEVMSGEVIQNQLATQSFEIELIDEQNQTSNASINSIEELVLMGTNEQVLYNERLVLNQFKEVDLTKIKQINLLFNQSSQGCIRLADLSFVKEPQ; encoded by the coding sequence ATGAAAATAAAATGGATTTTTGGTATAGCTATTTCAGGTATAGTATTTGTGGCTATGGTTTTTGGTAGTTTATTTTATTTCAATCAGGAGGACACGTCATTGGTGGATACAGTTGAATCGATATCTCCTGTTGGGGTTCAAAATAATTCAAACTTTAATACACAAATGGATGCGTCTATTTTATCCTTTGACTTAGGTGAAATGACACTGAAAGATGAATCAAATTTAATTCAAATTCCTCTTAAGGGAAGTTTAGTTGTTCCAGAAGTTGAAGGAGAGTACCCGATTGTCTTTATTTTTTCGGATTTGAATGCCAAAGAGGGTGTTTCGAGAGCTTATGATGAGATCTTAGCAGCGATTGGAAGCACTAATTGTTTGGCGATTCATTTAGATTTATCTGAGCTAAGTTCTATTGAGGGATACGATGAAGAGATGTTGAAGTCTGTTTTTGATGAATATCGTCAACGTTTAAGTCAATCATTACTTGGTGAAAATGATGAGTTTGGAGTAGAGCTCACGAATAAAGGCAGTTTAGCAAAAGTGGTGATGATTGGTCATGGAAAAAGTACAACAAATGTATATAAGATTGCACTTGATCAAGAGTATAAACAACAATTAAGCCTTGCAGGCCTTTTATTGATTGATCCAGTAGACACTAATTATAAAGAACTTTCATATCCTGATGTTCCGACCGCTATCATGTTATCTGAATATAATGAAGATGAACATTTAGTTGGTAAAGCATTATATGAAGATTATCGTCAGGAGAAAGCTCGTAAATCGATGACTTCATTGGTGTATGTTAAAGCAGGAAAATTTGACGATTTTAATGTAGCAGATTCGGAATTAGAATCAGTCCTAAACTTTGAAAATAATGTAGAGTTTGTCAGTCAGTACATTGTTGATTTTCTACAGAGTGTTTTTGATAGCTCGCCTATTGGAAGTGGATTTACCGTTTTAGAAATGATGCCAAAAACACTGTATGGTGCTGAAGTGAGAACAAGTTTAACAGTACCGAATACGATGATGTTGATAAATGCTCAAATTGAATCTAATCCAACGGTGAATACATTAGGTGGTAAAATTATTGCAAATGATATCAATATTGAACGAACAACAGATGGAACGACGAGCTTTTTGATGAAGTGGGATGATACTAATGCGAGCCTTTCGATTGAAATTCCAAAAGGAAGTCGGGATTTGAGTCACTATGATGCGATTTCTTTGTATTTAAGTAATCAATTATCAAATGAAGTGATGAGCGGTGAAGTCATTCAAAATCAATTAGCCACTCAATCTTTTGAAATTGAGTTAATTGATGAACAAAATCAAACCTCAAATGCTAGTATCAATTCGATTGAGGAATTAGTTCTAATGGGAACAAATGAACAGGTTTTATATAATGAGCGTCTTGTTTTAAATCAATTCAAAGAGGTTGATTTAACGAAGATTAAACAAATTAATTTATTATTTAATCAAAGTAGTCAAGGATGTATTCGATTAGCAGATTTATCATTTGTTAAAGAACCGCAATAA
- a CDS encoding patatin-like phospholipase family protein, whose amino-acid sequence MPNMIRVLSIDGGGIRGIIPAKLLIRLEELLKFYSGNQEAHISDYFDLIAGTSTGAILTSLYLCPERPGSTKSKYSAQQILDLYVNEGIYIFEKTIWSRISSGFGLIGPKYLPHYLEHLLEEYLGETRMEDLVKPCLIPAYNIVSGEAMFFNQMNAYRDESFNFLVREVVRGSTAAPTYFPVAKISDVLRGELALIDGGMFANNPALCAFIEACKFPFNPSEEDILIFSLGTGSKEISYEYEKARNWGDIQWAIPALSIYGSAGSQTVHHQLSRLYASNGIKDQYIRIDPELEANHVSHQMDNISKENIEALLTLGDQMIDCYNNRLKILARKLVVEEMGRRESCYRMHFEV is encoded by the coding sequence ATGCCGAATATGATTCGAGTTCTTTCAATTGATGGTGGAGGAATTAGAGGGATTATTCCTGCTAAACTGCTGATTCGGCTGGAGGAATTACTAAAATTTTATAGCGGGAATCAAGAGGCTCACATTAGTGATTATTTTGATCTGATTGCCGGGACGAGTACGGGGGCAATTTTAACGAGTCTTTATTTATGCCCTGAAAGACCGGGATCAACAAAATCAAAATATAGTGCCCAACAGATTTTAGACTTATATGTGAATGAGGGAATTTATATTTTTGAAAAAACAATTTGGAGTCGAATTAGTAGTGGTTTTGGTTTGATTGGACCTAAATATTTACCTCATTATTTAGAACATTTATTAGAAGAGTATTTAGGTGAGACGCGGATGGAAGACTTAGTTAAGCCTTGTTTGATTCCGGCATATAATATTGTCTCAGGAGAGGCAATGTTTTTTAATCAGATGAATGCTTATCGAGATGAATCGTTTAATTTCTTGGTCCGTGAGGTTGTTAGGGGAAGTACAGCTGCGCCAACTTATTTTCCAGTGGCTAAAATTAGTGATGTGTTACGGGGAGAGTTAGCTTTAATTGATGGGGGAATGTTTGCTAATAACCCAGCTTTATGTGCGTTTATAGAGGCCTGTAAGTTTCCATTTAATCCGAGTGAAGAGGATATTTTGATTTTTTCTCTTGGAACAGGGTCGAAAGAGATTAGTTATGAATATGAAAAGGCTAGAAATTGGGGAGATATTCAATGGGCGATACCAGCGTTATCTATTTACGGATCGGCAGGCTCACAGACAGTTCATCATCAGTTAAGTCGATTATACGCTTCAAATGGGATAAAAGATCAATATATAAGGATTGATCCGGAATTAGAGGCCAATCATGTCAGTCATCAGATGGACAATATTTCAAAAGAAAATATTGAGGCTTTATTAACATTGGGAGATCAAATGATTGATTGTTATAATAATAGACTCAAAATATTAGCTCGAAAATTGGTTGTTGAAGAAATGGGACGTCGTGAAAGTTGTTATCGAATGCATTTTGAAGTTTAA